Proteins from a genomic interval of Lolium perenne isolate Kyuss_39 chromosome 1, Kyuss_2.0, whole genome shotgun sequence:
- the LOC127344706 gene encoding uncharacterized protein At4g08330, chloroplastic has translation MAKPPVPMIISTVTYCCGACGYDLKLSSLARDTASSGGARRRRSVVVFEAIDDTRFGHLDEFRCLDVRSLRLFARRTRLLCRKCGAHLGYGYHEHDTAADSKPPRYHIKIRALHPASPAARQSDPVIP, from the exons ATGGCGAAGCCGCCCGTCCCGATGATCATCTCCACCGTGACCTACTG CTGCGGCGCCTGCGGGTACGACCTGAAGCTGAGCTCGCTGGCGCGGGACACGGCGTCGTCCGGCGGCGCGCGCCGGCGGCGGAGCGTGGTGGTGTTCGAGGCCATCGACGACACGCGGTTCGGCCACCTGGACGAGTTCCGCTGCCTCGACGTGCGCTCCCTCCGCCTCTTCGCGCGCCGCACGCGCCTGCTCTGCCGCAAGTGCGGCGCCCACCTCGGCTACGGCTACCACGAGCACGACACCGCCGCCGACAGCAAGCCGCCGCGGTACCACATCAAGATCCGGGCGCTACACCCCGCCTCCCCGGCCGCAAGACAATCGGATCCCGTGATCCCGTGA
- the LOC127344697 gene encoding uncharacterized protein, with translation MPLMDTNWENFAPLKVRMFFWIARHGNTRTRALLHRHGCLPSPCCPFCNEDEDQLHLFSRCARLTPLFSAVGAPAAAMADDLEGVCVALAGPLHAHAPLVRNSLVLLLLWIIWKSRNRMVFDNVRMRTRCMVAMLVDHCELWIHRLPRHASRHSVDVWLLQLRENAL, from the coding sequence ATGCCTTTGATGGACACCAACTGGGAAAACTTCGCTCCTCTGAAAGTCCGGATGTTCTTCTGGATTGCTCGGCATGGGAACACCAGGACGCGCGCGCTCCTTCATCGGCATGGGTGCCTTCCCTCCCCGTGCTGCCCCTTCTGCAATGAAGACGAAGACCAGCTCCACCTCTTCTCCAGATGCGCGCGCCTGACACCGTTGTTCTCCGCTGTTGGAGCCCCTGCCGCAGCCATGGCAGACGACCTGGAGGGTGTCTGCGTTGCGCTCGCCGGCCCGCTCCATGCTCACGCTCCCCTTGTCCGAAATTCGCTGGTGCTCCTGCTGCTCTGGATAATATGGAAGAGCAGGAATCGTATGGTCTTTGATAATGTCCGGATGCGCACTCGGTGCATGGTTGCTATGCTGGTGGATCACTGCGAGCTCTGGATTCACCGTCTACCTCGTCACGCCTCGCGACATTCAGTAGATGTGTGGCTGCTACAGCTGCGGGAGAATGCCCTGTGA